The following proteins are encoded in a genomic region of Dyadobacter sp. UC 10:
- a CDS encoding ArsC family reductase, translating into MLTLYGIPNCDTIKKARTWLEKNKIAYTFYDYRKDSISTDKVENWFKAFPWEKVINKASTTWKELPEELKLSVTDEKSAAKLAVAHTTVIKRPVIEDATGKAVTLGFSEKIYEETFLK; encoded by the coding sequence ATGTTGACCCTTTACGGAATACCCAACTGCGATACCATTAAAAAAGCCCGTACCTGGCTGGAAAAGAATAAGATAGCCTATACATTTTACGACTATCGGAAAGACAGCATCAGCACCGACAAAGTCGAGAACTGGTTTAAGGCATTTCCGTGGGAAAAAGTGATCAACAAAGCTTCCACGACATGGAAAGAGCTTCCGGAGGAATTGAAACTGTCTGTTACGGACGAGAAATCGGCCGCAAAACTGGCCGTGGCGCACACGACCGTGATCAAAAGGCCGGTGATCGAAGACGCCACCGGGAAAGCGGTAACATTGGGTTTTTCTGAAAAGATCTACGAAGAGACTTTTCTTAAATAG
- a CDS encoding THUMP-like domain-containing protein, with translation MEETGLSEPEIAFINNHRHENAGQLILKANQFKGLDIKKLAAQILSRQKAAKKLPGWYANEKLIFPPALSVEQCSSEATARYKASLVSGETLADITGGMGVDCFYMSRKFGRVHYFEMQEAVAATAGHNFKQLGAENITVHNADSLAKLQADQPAVDWIYADPARRNEQREKVVLLSDCTPDIVSNQRLLFEYAPNILLKTSPLLDIDLASRELENLKEVYVIGYEQECKELLFVLDRDQEHSRFTIKVRILDDQGVALKSLDFDRETERDAAVTYSEPLHYLYEPHAAVLKAGAFKTVCERYALNKLAVNSQLYTSEILVGDFPGRSFKITAVCKPDIREISKHIGGNKANLTIRNFPATTEDLRKKWKLKEGGEYYLFATTLSDNSRVVIVTTKAAI, from the coding sequence ATGGAAGAAACCGGCCTCTCTGAACCAGAGATTGCATTTATCAATAATCACAGACATGAAAATGCCGGCCAGCTTATTTTGAAGGCTAACCAGTTCAAAGGTTTGGATATCAAGAAACTAGCTGCACAGATCTTATCCAGACAAAAAGCGGCTAAAAAATTACCCGGTTGGTATGCGAATGAAAAATTGATATTTCCTCCCGCCTTGTCCGTCGAACAATGCTCCTCGGAGGCGACTGCCCGCTACAAGGCCAGCCTGGTATCCGGCGAAACGCTCGCAGATATCACCGGCGGAATGGGAGTGGATTGTTTTTATATGAGCAGGAAATTCGGGCGAGTACATTACTTCGAAATGCAGGAAGCCGTTGCAGCCACTGCCGGGCATAATTTCAAGCAACTCGGAGCGGAAAATATAACTGTCCACAATGCGGATTCCCTCGCTAAATTACAGGCTGACCAACCTGCTGTCGACTGGATTTACGCGGATCCAGCAAGACGAAATGAGCAGCGTGAGAAGGTTGTGCTGCTCTCTGACTGCACGCCGGACATTGTTTCAAACCAAAGATTACTGTTTGAATATGCACCCAATATCCTGCTCAAAACTTCCCCGTTATTAGACATCGATCTAGCCTCCCGCGAGCTGGAAAACCTCAAAGAAGTGTACGTGATCGGTTATGAACAGGAATGTAAAGAGCTGCTTTTTGTTTTGGATAGAGATCAGGAACACAGCAGATTTACGATTAAAGTCCGTATTCTGGACGATCAGGGAGTTGCATTAAAATCGCTTGACTTTGATCGTGAAACTGAAAGAGACGCAGCCGTCACTTATTCGGAACCACTTCATTATTTATATGAACCGCACGCTGCCGTTTTGAAAGCGGGTGCATTCAAGACCGTTTGTGAAAGGTATGCGCTGAATAAACTGGCCGTGAATAGTCAGCTCTATACTTCCGAGATTCTGGTCGGGGACTTTCCAGGGCGATCATTCAAAATCACAGCTGTGTGCAAGCCGGATATTCGTGAAATTTCAAAACACATCGGCGGGAACAAAGCCAATCTGACAATCCGCAATTTCCCGGCAACAACAGAGGATTTGAGGAAAAAGTGGAAATTGAAAGAAGGAGGCGAATATTACCTCTTCGCCACCACGCTTTCAGATAATTCCAGAGTAGTTATCGTGACTACAAAAGCAGCTATTTAA
- a CDS encoding universal stress protein, which produces MNRILIPIDFSENAKRALSAAKMISHKEATELLVLHAYQPYIVDVNLTPGGVMPGVGGADFLNMTSELEDEFRKKLEDYVDELAAEGYQVRPLWIFGSVQSAVEEAINEHHPDLIVIGRTGTGGFLDKLIGSSATQIALHSKCPVLVIPPQSNPTRFSKIVYATQFEYEEHDILREVFVLMNQLGGNLTLLKIQSDSQPDIQPDNQYITELKNAFAISDDQIVYRKADHVLDGIEDYCDEVNADLLIMSSRERSFIEEFLINPSVTRKLIIDTHVPLLVFHLKS; this is translated from the coding sequence ATGAACCGGATACTGATTCCTATTGACTTTTCCGAAAATGCCAAACGCGCATTGTCGGCGGCAAAAATGATTTCCCACAAAGAAGCTACCGAGCTCCTTGTGCTGCATGCCTATCAGCCATACATCGTAGACGTGAACCTCACCCCGGGCGGCGTTATGCCGGGAGTCGGCGGGGCGGATTTTCTGAACATGACAAGCGAACTGGAAGACGAATTTCGTAAGAAACTGGAAGATTATGTGGATGAACTCGCAGCAGAGGGATATCAGGTTCGCCCGTTATGGATTTTTGGCAGTGTGCAATCTGCTGTGGAGGAAGCTATTAATGAACATCATCCGGACCTGATCGTGATCGGAAGAACGGGTACCGGCGGGTTTCTGGATAAACTGATCGGAAGTTCCGCAACGCAGATCGCCCTGCATTCAAAATGCCCGGTGCTGGTAATACCACCTCAAAGCAATCCGACGAGATTCAGTAAGATCGTATATGCTACGCAGTTTGAATATGAGGAGCATGATATTCTGAGAGAGGTTTTTGTTCTGATGAATCAACTGGGCGGCAATTTGACATTACTCAAAATACAATCTGATTCCCAGCCCGACATACAGCCGGACAATCAATACATTACTGAGTTAAAAAATGCATTTGCAATCAGCGATGACCAGATCGTGTACCGGAAAGCGGATCATGTGCTGGACGGTATTGAAGATTATTGCGACGAAGTAAATGCAGATCTGCTGATCATGTCATCGCGGGAACGGTCGTTTATCGAGGAATTCCTGATCAACCCGAGTGTTACCAGGAAACTCATCATTGATACGCACGTGCCCCTGCTGGTTTTTCATCTTAAGTCATAA
- a CDS encoding dicarboxylate/amino acid:cation symporter, with protein MKSKITIINIALITIAALASVLSAYDIISLSDSLLITLRWLALAGLIVFAILKKNLTTSILISMLVGTEIGYDFPKMGTELHFLRQIFLQMIKTVIAPLLFATLVTGIAGHSDLKQVGRMGWKSLLYFEVVTTFALLIGLFFANWFKPGEGIIPPESLNATLPKVAEQSWQDIVLHSFPENVAKSIYHGEVLQIVVFSVLFGISLALLPAAKKEKFVHGVELLAEVMFKFTKIIMYFAPIGVGAAIAETVGHMGIDVLRNLALLLATLYCALIVFILVIFVPIALFARIPIIKFAKTIFEPVSIAFATTSSESALPKAMEKMEKFGVPRQIVSFVMPTGYSFNLDGSTLYLALATVFVAQATGTEMSIGQQLTMVLLLMLTSKGVAGIPRATLVILLGAIANFGMPEWPVLLIMGIDELMDMARTSVNVTGNCLATAVIARWEGELDDEKMHNSDLIPDEPAATQL; from the coding sequence ATGAAGAGTAAAATTACTATTATAAACATCGCATTGATTACTATTGCGGCACTTGCCTCAGTTCTAAGTGCTTATGATATTATTTCCCTTTCTGATAGCCTGTTGATCACACTTCGGTGGCTCGCTCTCGCGGGACTGATCGTATTTGCGATTCTTAAGAAAAACCTGACAACCTCCATTTTGATCTCGATGCTCGTCGGTACCGAGATCGGCTACGATTTCCCTAAAATGGGTACCGAGCTGCACTTTCTGCGACAGATATTTTTACAGATGATCAAAACCGTCATTGCGCCCCTGCTTTTCGCAACGCTTGTGACGGGTATCGCCGGGCATTCGGACTTGAAACAAGTGGGTCGAATGGGCTGGAAGTCGCTGCTGTATTTCGAGGTGGTTACCACCTTTGCATTGCTGATCGGATTGTTTTTTGCCAACTGGTTCAAGCCGGGCGAGGGCATTATTCCTCCTGAAAGTTTAAATGCAACCTTGCCGAAAGTAGCCGAGCAAAGCTGGCAGGATATTGTTCTGCATTCATTCCCTGAAAACGTAGCCAAGTCTATTTACCACGGAGAAGTACTTCAGATCGTTGTTTTCAGTGTCCTCTTCGGCATCAGTCTTGCCTTATTGCCAGCCGCTAAGAAGGAGAAATTCGTACATGGCGTAGAGCTGCTTGCGGAGGTGATGTTTAAGTTTACCAAAATCATCATGTACTTCGCGCCGATAGGTGTGGGCGCAGCGATCGCTGAAACCGTCGGCCACATGGGAATTGACGTACTCAGAAACCTCGCGTTGCTGCTGGCAACTTTGTATTGTGCATTGATCGTATTCATCCTGGTCATTTTCGTTCCGATCGCATTGTTTGCCCGGATTCCAATCATCAAGTTCGCGAAGACGATTTTCGAACCCGTTTCCATTGCATTTGCAACTACAAGTTCAGAGTCCGCATTACCCAAAGCGATGGAGAAAATGGAAAAATTCGGTGTGCCGCGACAGATCGTTTCATTTGTAATGCCCACCGGATACAGCTTCAACCTTGATGGGTCCACCTTATATCTCGCACTTGCGACCGTATTTGTTGCGCAGGCGACAGGCACAGAAATGTCTATCGGACAGCAGCTTACGATGGTTTTATTACTGATGCTGACGAGTAAGGGGGTGGCTGGCATCCCGCGCGCTACGCTGGTTATATTGCTCGGCGCGATCGCCAACTTTGGAATGCCCGAGTGGCCGGTTTTGCTGATCATGGGTATTGATGAACTCATGGATATGGCGCGTACTTCGGTGAATGTGACCGGGAATTGCCTCGCTACTGCTGTAATCGCGCGCTGGGAAGGAGAGTTGGATGATGAAAAAATGCATAACTCCGACCTCATTCCTGACGAACCGGCTGCAACCCAGCTTTAA
- a CDS encoding FeoB-associated Cys-rich membrane protein: protein MLTQEIIILLLFLAAAGYIGWRVWKAFDSRNSGGCAKGCGCAADKAAVHAKR from the coding sequence ATGCTGACACAGGAAATCATCATATTACTACTGTTTCTAGCCGCCGCCGGATACATCGGATGGCGGGTTTGGAAAGCTTTTGACAGCCGCAACAGCGGAGGTTGTGCGAAGGGATGTGGCTGCGCGGCGGATAAGGCTGCGGTTCATGCGAAAAGGTAA
- the corA gene encoding magnesium/cobalt transporter CorA, giving the protein MDKEESASHQNKLEQHPLIRKTKRYKRRNLLTSPGTLTYIGPEIALKTKVRRIQYNDKMIRDEAVKSLNECTPAPAGQPVVTWLDVDGIHETGLIEKLGKLYQLHPLLLEDVVNTEHKPKLEFYDSGHLFLTLKMLHVETENPVCLSPEHVSFVLGENYLISFQEERTSDIFAPVLARLEASVGKTRRNGPDYLLFALLDIVVDNYFIVLEKLGDNLDITEDRVISGSDDLSLNELYALKREITVARRQIWPLRDMLNQLVREENSQIAKDVIPYYRDLYDHVMQVLDTIDSYRELVASLADVHLSTISNRMNSVMKTLTIFSAIFMPLTFIVGVYGMNFEYMPELKMRYGYFYVWGVMAMVTIGMIFYFRAKKWM; this is encoded by the coding sequence TTGGATAAAGAAGAAAGCGCTTCCCACCAGAATAAGCTGGAACAGCACCCTTTGATCAGGAAAACGAAAAGGTATAAGCGACGCAACCTCCTCACTTCCCCTGGCACATTAACCTATATCGGGCCGGAGATCGCCTTGAAAACCAAGGTAAGGCGCATCCAGTACAACGATAAGATGATCAGGGACGAAGCAGTGAAGTCGTTGAACGAATGTACACCCGCCCCCGCCGGACAACCTGTGGTAACCTGGCTGGATGTGGACGGCATCCACGAAACGGGGTTGATTGAAAAGCTGGGCAAGCTGTATCAATTGCACCCGCTGCTGCTGGAAGACGTTGTGAATACCGAGCACAAGCCAAAGCTTGAATTTTACGATTCCGGACATTTGTTCCTGACGTTGAAAATGCTGCACGTTGAGACAGAGAACCCGGTTTGTCTGTCGCCGGAGCATGTCAGTTTTGTTTTGGGGGAAAATTACCTGATCTCATTCCAGGAGGAACGTACAAGCGATATTTTTGCGCCGGTACTTGCGCGCCTGGAAGCTTCCGTCGGCAAAACGCGCCGGAATGGTCCGGATTACCTGCTTTTTGCATTGCTCGATATTGTAGTCGACAATTACTTCATCGTCCTTGAAAAGCTGGGAGACAATCTTGACATTACCGAAGACCGCGTGATCAGTGGTTCTGATGACTTATCGCTCAACGAGTTGTACGCATTGAAACGCGAAATCACAGTCGCCAGACGACAGATCTGGCCACTCCGCGATATGCTGAACCAGCTCGTGAGAGAGGAAAACTCGCAAATAGCCAAGGACGTTATACCCTATTACCGCGATCTCTACGACCACGTCATGCAGGTGCTCGACACGATCGATTCTTATCGCGAACTTGTAGCCAGCCTTGCCGACGTGCATTTATCGACGATCAGTAACCGGATGAACTCGGTCATGAAAACGCTCACGATTTTTTCGGCGATATTCATGCCGCTCACTTTCATAGTCGGTGTTTACGGAATGAACTTCGAATACATGCCGGAGCTGAAAATGCGTTATGGCTACTTTTATGTTTGGGGTGTAATGGCGATGGTTACGATCGGGATGATATTTTATTTCAGGGCTAAGAAATGGATGTAG
- the acs gene encoding acetate--CoA ligase — MRIKTFEEYQVAYKQSVDDPEGFWAEVAQQFQWRKPWKKVLSWDFTQANVKWFEGGSMNITENALDRHLETQGDQVALIWEPNDPEDQAVSITYYVLYDRVCRFANVLKKHGVKKGDRVCIYLPMVPELTVAVLACARIGAVHSVVFGGFSAKSIADRINDAACTMVITSDGAFRGNKVIPMKATVDEALVQCDTVKNVIVMTRTRTPVSMLKGRDLWWEEEVKHVDSVCPAEPMDAEDMLFILYTSGSTGKPKGVVHTCGGYMVFATYTFANVFQYEKGEVHFCTADIGWITGHSYIVYGPLCYGATSVVFEGVPTFPDASRLWKIVEKHKVNILYTAPTAIRSLMSFGLDYVKGHDFSSLKKLGSVGEPINEEAWHWFKTNIGGDHCPLVDTWWQTETGGIMISPLAGITPEKPTYATLPLPGIQPVLVDEAGVEIEGNGVSGNLCIKFPWPGIVRTTYGDHERARQTYFSTYPGMYFTGDGCLRDEDGYYRITGRVDDVLNVSGHRIGTAEVENAINMHLGVVESAVVGYAHDIKGQGIYAYVIAENEIDDAEMFRKDIAATVSRIIGPIAKPDKVQFVTGLPKTRSGKIMRRILRKISEGDVNNLGDTSTLLDPGVVEDIKKGAL; from the coding sequence ATGAGAATTAAGACCTTTGAAGAGTATCAGGTTGCCTACAAACAAAGCGTAGACGATCCCGAAGGTTTCTGGGCGGAAGTAGCCCAACAATTTCAATGGCGGAAACCCTGGAAAAAAGTCCTGAGCTGGGATTTTACACAGGCTAATGTGAAATGGTTTGAAGGCGGTTCGATGAACATTACTGAGAACGCGCTCGACAGGCATTTGGAAACGCAGGGAGACCAGGTTGCCCTGATCTGGGAACCCAATGATCCCGAAGACCAGGCAGTTTCCATAACCTATTATGTGCTTTACGACCGCGTTTGCCGGTTTGCCAATGTGCTGAAAAAGCACGGTGTTAAAAAAGGGGACAGGGTTTGTATATATCTCCCAATGGTCCCCGAACTGACGGTCGCAGTGCTGGCATGCGCCCGGATCGGAGCGGTGCACTCCGTGGTGTTTGGTGGGTTTTCCGCCAAATCAATTGCAGACAGGATCAATGATGCTGCATGTACCATGGTGATCACTTCCGATGGTGCTTTCAGGGGAAATAAGGTAATTCCGATGAAAGCGACTGTGGACGAGGCACTTGTTCAGTGTGATACAGTTAAAAATGTAATTGTGATGACCCGTACCCGCACGCCGGTTTCGATGCTCAAAGGGCGCGACCTGTGGTGGGAAGAGGAAGTGAAGCACGTCGATTCTGTGTGTCCGGCCGAGCCGATGGACGCGGAGGACATGCTGTTTATCCTGTACACTTCGGGTTCAACCGGAAAGCCAAAGGGTGTTGTGCATACCTGCGGCGGCTACATGGTTTTCGCTACTTACACTTTTGCCAATGTGTTTCAGTATGAAAAAGGCGAAGTGCATTTCTGTACGGCGGATATCGGCTGGATCACAGGGCATAGTTACATCGTTTACGGACCACTATGTTATGGCGCTACCTCCGTTGTTTTTGAGGGTGTTCCTACTTTCCCGGATGCAAGCCGGTTATGGAAGATTGTTGAAAAGCACAAGGTAAATATTCTTTATACTGCGCCCACAGCGATCCGTTCGCTGATGAGCTTTGGTTTGGATTATGTAAAAGGACATGATTTTTCTTCTCTCAAAAAACTGGGTTCGGTAGGGGAACCGATCAACGAGGAAGCCTGGCACTGGTTTAAAACCAACATCGGCGGTGACCATTGCCCGCTGGTAGACACCTGGTGGCAAACCGAAACCGGTGGAATTATGATTTCGCCACTGGCAGGAATTACTCCTGAAAAGCCTACTTATGCAACCTTGCCGCTGCCGGGAATTCAGCCGGTGCTGGTCGATGAAGCGGGAGTTGAAATTGAGGGTAATGGTGTGAGCGGGAATCTTTGTATCAAGTTCCCCTGGCCAGGCATTGTCCGGACAACTTACGGTGATCACGAGCGGGCGCGGCAGACTTATTTTTCTACCTACCCGGGCATGTATTTCACCGGTGACGGTTGCTTGCGTGACGAAGATGGTTACTACCGCATTACCGGCCGCGTTGATGATGTATTAAACGTTTCAGGTCACAGGATTGGAACTGCTGAGGTTGAGAATGCGATCAATATGCATCTGGGTGTGGTTGAATCAGCGGTTGTCGGTTATGCGCACGATATCAAAGGACAGGGTATTTACGCGTATGTAATCGCAGAAAACGAGATCGACGATGCAGAAATGTTCCGGAAAGATATAGCAGCCACCGTTTCACGGATCATTGGTCCGATCGCCAAGCCGGATAAAGTGCAGTTCGTAACCGGACTACCAAAAACACGTTCAGGAAAGATCATGCGCCGGATTTTAAGGAAGATATCGGAAGGTGACGTGAATAATTTGGGAGATACATCCACATTGCTTGATCCGGGCGTTGTGGAAGATATCAAGAAGGGCGCGTTGTAG
- a CDS encoding YfiT family bacillithiol transferase: MDIDQLRYPIGLFQSQESYTPAEVKSNIQIISALPSKFINLLGSWEDDRLNTPYRPDGWTVRQLVHHVADSHINAYTRCRLALTEDNPVIKPYEEQLWAELPDAKTAQIDLSIQLMRYVHLRWVLLLNSMDEKDLARTYTHPATGKVFRLDEVIANYAWHSEHHYQHAFQLALRNNWK; this comes from the coding sequence ATGGACATCGATCAACTGCGTTACCCTATCGGCTTGTTTCAGTCTCAGGAGAGCTATACACCGGCTGAAGTAAAATCCAACATTCAAATTATCAGTGCATTACCTTCCAAGTTTATCAACCTTTTGGGGAGCTGGGAAGATGACAGGCTGAATACGCCTTACCGGCCAGATGGCTGGACGGTTCGTCAGCTGGTGCATCACGTAGCGGATAGTCATATTAATGCTTACACGCGCTGTCGGCTCGCATTGACGGAAGACAATCCGGTGATCAAACCTTACGAAGAACAACTCTGGGCCGAACTACCCGATGCAAAAACCGCACAGATTGATCTCTCTATCCAGCTGATGCGATACGTGCATTTGCGTTGGGTTTTGCTTTTGAATTCAATGGATGAAAAGGACCTGGCAAGAACTTACACGCACCCGGCGACCGGCAAGGTTTTCCGCCTTGACGAAGTGATCGCAAATTACGCCTGGCACAGCGAGCACCATTATCAGCATGCATTTCAACTGGCACTGAGGAACAATTGGAAGTAG
- a CDS encoding bifunctional UDP-N-acetylmuramoyl-tripeptide:D-alanyl-D-alanine ligase/alanine racemase produces MSFTGNTSQPISTNAAYILTDSRQVSFPDQSIFFAIRGERHDGHQFIPELYLAGIREFVVEEAHLSEHLRELTAGWNDAKIWTVPSAIRALQKLVSGKRNQFAIPVVGIAGSNGKTIVKEWLVQLLSPGNRIVASPKSYNSQIGVPLSVWNMGQEHTLGIFEAGISQAHEMEYLQPVMQPTIGIFTNIGTAHDHGFRSRKQKITEKLRLFTKVKKLIYRKDYTDIDEEIRLILKPVNAFLQTLSWGSPRSGADVQVTFADRKDRTIISVSGKLGTHYFETHFRDEASLENLTHCLVFMLDYGIPAATVQERIRHLKPVSMRLELKEGINHNYVIDDAYNNDIQGLSMALNFLDQQEQRQKKAVILSDVLQTGQTPFELYSSVSKLLKEKNIQQLIAIGPNISGQSELFDFPDQAFFPDTDTFLKSFSFHSLTDSLVLVKGARPFSFEKIVQRLQQKAHATVLEINLDALSHNLNYYRSRVGKETKIMAMVKAFAYGSGSAEVASLLQYHRVDYLGVAYADEGVALRQNGITLPVMVMSPATPTFDLLLQYKLEPEIYSRSVLEDWIIYIDKQEKGAYIPPIHLKLDTGMHRLGFVADDLTWLIEKLTENPSVKVSSIFSHLVGADEGVHNEFSQHQYQMFTAGAAQIEKVLGYKTIKHILNSAGIVRFQDFKLDMVRLGIGLYGVEATGQDQNALQPAGTLKTVISQIKYLTSGETVGYSRKGQIDHDSAIATLAIGYADGYDRRLGNGVGKVFVNGTLCPTIGNICMDMTMVDVTNAHAEEGDEVIIFGKEVTIIDLAKAIGTIPYEILTGIGDRVKRVFYKE; encoded by the coding sequence ATGAGCTTTACCGGAAACACTTCCCAACCTATCTCTACAAACGCCGCTTACATCCTCACCGACAGCCGACAGGTTTCATTCCCTGACCAGAGTATCTTTTTTGCGATCAGGGGTGAAAGGCATGATGGACACCAATTTATTCCTGAGCTGTATCTGGCTGGTATTCGCGAATTTGTGGTGGAAGAAGCGCACTTATCCGAACATCTTCGTGAGTTGACAGCAGGATGGAACGACGCCAAAATTTGGACGGTACCCTCGGCGATCCGGGCACTGCAAAAGCTGGTTTCCGGCAAACGCAATCAATTTGCTATTCCGGTTGTAGGAATTGCGGGGAGCAATGGAAAGACAATCGTGAAAGAGTGGCTTGTTCAGCTGCTTTCTCCGGGAAACCGCATTGTAGCCAGTCCAAAAAGCTATAATTCGCAGATCGGCGTACCGCTTTCCGTCTGGAATATGGGGCAGGAGCATACTTTAGGAATCTTCGAGGCAGGCATTTCACAGGCACATGAGATGGAGTATCTGCAACCAGTCATGCAGCCTACAATAGGCATTTTCACCAACATCGGCACTGCCCACGATCACGGTTTCAGAAGCCGTAAACAAAAGATTACCGAGAAGTTACGCCTTTTCACAAAGGTCAAAAAGCTAATTTATCGCAAGGATTACACGGATATTGACGAAGAGATCAGGCTGATTTTAAAGCCGGTGAATGCGTTTTTGCAGACATTGAGCTGGGGAAGTCCCCGTAGTGGTGCGGATGTTCAGGTAACATTTGCGGACCGGAAAGACAGGACAATAATTTCTGTTAGTGGTAAATTGGGCACACATTATTTCGAAACGCATTTTCGCGACGAAGCTTCGCTGGAAAACCTCACACACTGCCTTGTTTTCATGCTCGACTACGGCATTCCGGCTGCAACTGTCCAGGAACGGATCAGGCATTTGAAACCGGTTTCAATGCGACTGGAACTCAAAGAAGGAATTAATCACAATTATGTGATCGACGATGCTTATAACAATGATATTCAGGGACTTTCAATGGCCCTTAATTTTCTGGACCAGCAGGAACAGCGTCAAAAAAAGGCAGTTATTCTTTCCGATGTTCTCCAAACCGGACAAACGCCTTTCGAGCTTTACAGCTCAGTTTCCAAATTATTAAAGGAAAAAAATATACAACAACTCATCGCTATCGGCCCGAATATCAGCGGGCAATCAGAGCTGTTCGACTTTCCGGATCAGGCTTTTTTCCCCGATACCGATACATTTCTGAAATCATTTTCCTTTCACTCCCTGACAGACAGCCTCGTTCTTGTGAAAGGTGCCAGGCCGTTTTCCTTTGAGAAGATCGTACAGCGTTTACAGCAAAAAGCACACGCTACCGTACTGGAAATCAACCTGGATGCGCTTTCCCACAATCTTAATTACTACCGGTCACGGGTGGGCAAGGAAACGAAAATCATGGCGATGGTGAAAGCATTTGCCTATGGAAGCGGCAGTGCTGAGGTAGCATCTCTGCTCCAATACCATCGTGTAGATTACCTCGGAGTAGCTTATGCGGACGAGGGTGTAGCCCTTCGCCAGAATGGTATCACGCTGCCGGTTATGGTGATGAGCCCGGCCACACCCACTTTTGACCTTCTTTTACAATATAAACTGGAACCGGAAATTTACAGCCGGAGCGTTCTGGAAGACTGGATTATTTATATCGACAAACAAGAAAAAGGCGCATATATCCCTCCTATCCATTTAAAATTGGATACCGGCATGCACCGGCTGGGTTTTGTGGCAGACGACCTTACCTGGCTGATTGAAAAATTGACAGAAAATCCATCTGTAAAAGTCTCAAGTATTTTTTCTCATCTGGTTGGAGCCGATGAGGGGGTACACAATGAATTTTCTCAACATCAGTACCAGATGTTCACAGCAGGGGCCGCGCAGATCGAAAAGGTACTTGGGTATAAAACGATCAAGCACATACTCAATTCCGCAGGTATCGTTCGATTCCAGGATTTCAAGCTGGATATGGTCAGATTGGGAATCGGGCTTTATGGCGTGGAGGCTACCGGCCAGGATCAAAACGCGTTACAGCCCGCAGGCACATTGAAAACCGTGATTTCCCAGATCAAATATTTGACCAGCGGCGAAACCGTCGGTTACAGCAGAAAAGGTCAGATCGATCATGATTCGGCCATTGCTACACTTGCAATAGGCTATGCAGACGGTTACGACAGACGGCTCGGAAATGGTGTAGGCAAAGTATTCGTGAATGGAACACTTTGCCCGACCATCGGAAATATCTGCATGGACATGACCATGGTGGATGTAACCAACGCACATGCCGAAGAAGGTGACGAGGTAATTATTTTTGGCAAAGAAGTGACGATTATCGACCTCGCGAAAGCGATCGGCACCATTCCCTACGAAATACTGACAGGAATAGGCGATCGCGTAAAAAGGGTTTTTTATAAAGAATAG